In Cyanobacteria bacterium GSL.Bin1, one DNA window encodes the following:
- a CDS encoding glycosyltransferase yields MRIALFTETFLPKVDGIVTRLRHTINYLQQGGDQVLVVAPDGGVTEHKGAQVYGVSGMPLPLYPELKLALPRPAIGEALETFQPDLIHIVNPAVLGLAGLYYAKMMGLPLIASYHTHLPQYLQHYGMGALEGVLWELLKAAHNQAELNLCTSTAMMEELSEHGIQRVALWQRGVDTELFRPHLRSQEMRDYLSQGNPEAPLLLYVGRVSAEKQIDEIKPVLAAIPQARLAIVGDGPHRETLEKHFSDTQTHFVGYLEGATLGAAYASADAFIFPSRTETLGLVLLEAMAAGCPVVAARSGGIPDIVTDSINGYLFDPHDPEGAVTATKRLLETQSERELLRERARQEAECWGWSAATQQLRNYYQQVLSKQSLSIAS; encoded by the coding sequence ATGCGTATTGCCCTGTTTACTGAAACCTTTTTACCCAAAGTTGATGGCATTGTCACCCGTCTCCGCCATACGATTAATTACCTACAACAGGGAGGCGATCAAGTTTTAGTGGTTGCGCCGGATGGAGGGGTTACTGAACATAAGGGCGCTCAGGTCTATGGGGTTTCAGGAATGCCATTACCCTTATATCCTGAGTTAAAGCTAGCTCTGCCTCGTCCTGCCATTGGTGAAGCCTTGGAAACGTTTCAACCGGATTTGATTCATATCGTGAATCCTGCCGTTCTCGGTTTAGCCGGATTATACTACGCCAAAATGATGGGGTTACCGCTAATTGCCTCTTATCACACCCATCTTCCTCAATATCTACAGCATTATGGGATGGGAGCCTTAGAAGGGGTGTTGTGGGAGTTACTCAAAGCAGCTCACAATCAAGCAGAGTTGAATTTATGTACTTCGACGGCAATGATGGAGGAATTAAGTGAACATGGGATTCAGCGCGTTGCTTTATGGCAAAGAGGAGTAGATACAGAATTATTTCGCCCCCACTTAAGATCTCAGGAAATGCGCGACTATTTATCACAAGGTAATCCAGAGGCTCCTTTATTGCTTTATGTTGGGCGCGTATCGGCAGAAAAACAAATTGATGAAATTAAACCCGTTTTAGCAGCAATTCCCCAAGCGAGACTGGCGATTGTCGGCGATGGTCCTCATCGAGAAACCTTAGAAAAACATTTTTCCGATACCCAAACTCATTTTGTCGGTTATTTAGAAGGAGCAACTTTAGGCGCTGCCTATGCTTCAGCAGATGCCTTTATTTTCCCCTCCCGAACAGAAACCTTGGGCTTGGTGTTATTAGAAGCCATGGCTGCAGGATGCCCAGTTGTCGCAGCGCGATCGGGCGGTATTCCTGATATTGTGACCGATAGTATCAATGGTTATTTATTCGATCCCCATGATCCAGAAGGAGCAGTCACGGCAACCAAACGGCTGTTAGAAACCCAGTCCGAACGAGAATTATTACGAGAAAGAGCTCGTCAAGAAGCAGAATGCTGGGGATGGTCTGCTGCAACCCAACAATTACGAAATTATTATCAACAAGTCTTGTCCAAACAATCATTATCCATTGCCAGTTAA
- a CDS encoding transporter substrate-binding domain-containing protein has protein sequence MWKLTDKLIFLLLLAGFFFFSEVPAKAETTLEEIQRTGILKVGIRTDAIPFGYRKPNGELTGYCLGFFAVLKERVSAVTGRKALLIRISQSTASDRFDLVEDRAIHIECGPNTIRDELPNEGVIFSQPFFQTGTQFLILESNRDRVNLNSSLAGARIAVLRGTTTETLVLDRYPQATLVPLQGSTARRRGAQGVLQGRFDTFVSDGILLLGEAEALNLSTDNYALIPEVPLSCDRYGMILPEDEQWQNLINSILSSEQGREIWTDWFEVVLPKIKKTMETCESGSTVLNQIPD, from the coding sequence ATGTGGAAATTAACGGATAAACTCATCTTTTTGTTGCTGCTTGCTGGCTTCTTTTTTTTCAGTGAAGTACCAGCCAAAGCAGAAACAACGCTTGAAGAAATTCAGCGAACAGGGATATTGAAAGTGGGGATTCGTACTGATGCGATTCCCTTTGGCTATCGAAAGCCGAACGGCGAATTAACCGGCTATTGTTTGGGTTTTTTTGCCGTTTTAAAAGAACGGGTCAGTGCTGTAACTGGACGCAAAGCATTATTGATCCGTATTTCTCAATCGACTGCTTCTGATCGGTTTGATTTAGTTGAGGATCGAGCAATTCACATTGAATGTGGACCGAATACAATTCGTGACGAGCTTCCTAATGAGGGCGTCATTTTTTCTCAGCCTTTTTTTCAGACCGGAACACAATTCTTAATCTTGGAATCTAATCGCGATCGCGTTAATCTTAACAGTTCTCTAGCGGGAGCACGAATTGCTGTTTTACGAGGAACAACCACAGAAACCTTGGTTCTTGATCGTTATCCTCAAGCGACCTTAGTACCATTGCAAGGTTCGACGGCAAGACGAAGGGGAGCGCAGGGCGTTTTACAAGGTCGTTTTGATACGTTTGTCTCCGATGGCATCTTACTGTTGGGAGAAGCCGAAGCGTTGAATTTAAGCACTGATAATTATGCCCTCATTCCAGAAGTGCCTCTTTCTTGTGATCGTTACGGGATGATTCTCCCGGAAGACGAGCAATGGCAAAATCTGATCAATTCAATTCTGAGCAGTGAACAGGGACGGGAAATTTGGACTGATTGGTTTGAAGTTGTTCTTCCCAAAATTAAGAAAACGATGGAAACTTGTGAGTCGGGCTCAACTGTCTTGAACCAAATCCCTGACTAA
- a CDS encoding P pilus assembly protein, chaperone PapD gives MNLFSSIRQTGLMATLMTTGLLALPFLGHRLAQAQVGVSPLVIETQAQRGQAQGTLTIRNPSDQPSRARIYTEAFTYDRATGFKVLSESEQDLSPYLRFSPREMMIPPNESRRVRFIAQLPPDIAEGEYRTVMFTETLIEATDSQQNAVGIQARIGATVYVRVGDVAPALQVEEARYNRQDQEIELLASNSGQASARVKVDWTLTQNGETLAEGQTPETSVIAQRDRFLALTLPEAIAETLSPGTYQLAGKLIWGSDNNPNLQSFQVEVKLDNHNGITSENES, from the coding sequence ATGAATCTTTTCTCTTCTATTCGACAAACGGGTTTAATGGCAACCTTAATGACAACGGGCTTATTGGCTCTTCCTTTCTTGGGTCATCGTTTAGCTCAGGCTCAAGTTGGGGTTTCTCCTCTGGTGATTGAAACCCAAGCCCAGCGCGGACAAGCGCAAGGAACACTCACAATTCGCAACCCGAGCGATCAACCTTCACGGGCGCGAATTTATACGGAAGCCTTTACCTATGATCGCGCCACTGGATTTAAAGTATTATCCGAAAGTGAACAGGATCTGAGTCCTTATTTACGATTTTCCCCGCGAGAGATGATGATCCCCCCTAATGAAAGTCGGCGGGTACGGTTTATTGCTCAACTTCCCCCAGATATCGCTGAGGGAGAGTATCGGACGGTGATGTTTACCGAAACGCTGATTGAAGCCACTGATAGCCAGCAAAATGCAGTAGGGATTCAAGCTCGCATTGGCGCAACGGTTTATGTGCGCGTGGGGGATGTTGCTCCAGCATTGCAAGTGGAAGAGGCGCGTTATAATCGGCAAGACCAAGAAATTGAACTTCTTGCTAGTAATTCTGGTCAAGCCTCAGCACGGGTGAAGGTGGATTGGACATTGACGCAAAATGGAGAAACCCTTGCCGAAGGACAAACTCCTGAAACCTCGGTTATTGCCCAGCGCGATCGGTTTTTAGCTTTGACTTTACCAGAAGCAATAGCAGAAACACTCTCCCCAGGAACTTATCAACTCGCAGGAAAACTGATTTGGGGCAGTGATAATAATCCTAATCTCCAATCATTTCAAGTAGAAGTCAAGTTAGATAACCATAATGGCATCACTTCTGAAAATGAAAGCTGA